A single window of Sphingobacterium sp. ML3W DNA harbors:
- the mnmE gene encoding tRNA uridine-5-carboxymethylaminomethyl(34) synthesis GTPase MnmE produces the protein MSEHTILEQETIVALATASGNGAIAVIRLSGKDAIVITDQVFRGKNLLKQSSHTLHFGTIRDGEEIIDEVLVSLFIGPNSYTKENVVEISTHNSKYIIERVMSLLIKKGARAAKAGEFTLRAFLNGGMDLSQAEAVADLIASNSAASHQIAMQQMRGGFSNQLKKLRDDLIHFASLIELELDFSEEDVEFANRDQLKNLIKQINQVVSKLISSFEQGNVLKNGVPVVIAGKPNVGKSTLLNALLNEERAIVSEIAGTTRDTIEDEINIKGITFRFIDTAGIRETIDVIEAKGVERTRAKMKQARLIIYLFDPTQDQVQDIETQIEEVKLLNIPFVTIINKSDLLSVEQKQQYAVLQPLYISAKEQIGVEELKDELLQQVNLANLNTDDVLVTNIRHVEALQHTQSSLERVLNGIDNPVTSDFLAMDIRQSLYHLGEITGSVSTDDLLDNIFSKFCIGK, from the coding sequence ATGTCTGAACACACTATTTTGGAACAAGAAACAATTGTGGCATTAGCCACAGCTAGTGGTAACGGCGCTATTGCAGTTATTCGTCTTTCAGGAAAGGATGCGATTGTAATCACCGATCAAGTATTTCGAGGAAAGAATTTGCTCAAGCAATCTTCTCATACCCTTCATTTCGGCACCATACGTGATGGCGAAGAAATTATAGATGAAGTGTTGGTTTCCCTATTTATAGGTCCTAATTCTTACACAAAAGAAAATGTAGTGGAGATTTCCACACACAATTCGAAGTATATCATAGAGCGGGTGATGAGTTTACTCATTAAAAAAGGAGCTAGGGCAGCGAAAGCTGGAGAATTTACCTTACGTGCGTTTTTAAATGGAGGTATGGATTTATCTCAAGCAGAAGCTGTTGCAGATTTGATTGCTTCAAATTCAGCTGCTTCTCATCAAATCGCTATGCAGCAAATGCGAGGAGGATTCTCCAATCAATTGAAAAAATTACGTGACGACTTGATTCATTTTGCGTCACTAATAGAATTGGAATTGGACTTTTCTGAAGAAGATGTGGAATTTGCAAATCGTGATCAACTGAAAAATCTGATTAAACAGATAAATCAAGTAGTGAGTAAGCTTATTTCTTCTTTTGAGCAAGGAAACGTATTGAAAAATGGTGTACCAGTGGTTATCGCAGGTAAACCGAACGTGGGTAAATCCACACTTTTAAATGCACTATTGAATGAAGAGCGTGCAATCGTATCGGAAATTGCAGGCACTACAAGAGATACGATTGAAGACGAAATCAATATCAAGGGAATTACTTTCCGATTTATTGATACGGCAGGTATTCGCGAAACAATAGACGTTATCGAAGCCAAGGGTGTAGAGCGTACTAGAGCAAAAATGAAACAAGCACGCTTGATCATCTATCTGTTTGATCCAACACAAGATCAGGTGCAGGATATTGAAACCCAGATTGAGGAGGTGAAACTTTTAAACATTCCTTTTGTAACTATTATTAATAAATCTGATTTATTGAGCGTTGAACAAAAGCAACAGTATGCGGTATTGCAGCCTTTGTATATTTCTGCAAAAGAGCAAATAGGAGTGGAGGAACTCAAAGATGAATTATTGCAACAAGTAAATTTAGCAAACTTGAATACTGATGATGTTTTAGTGACTAATATTCGACATGTAGAAGCTCTTCAACATACACAGTCATCTTTAGAACGCGTACTTAATGGTATTGATAATCCAGTTACTTCAGACTTTTTAGCTATGGATATCCGTCAGTCACTTTATCATTTAGGTGAAATAACAGGGTCTGTATCAACAGATGATTTGTTGGATAATATATTTTCGAAATTCTGTATCGGGAAGTAA